One window from the genome of Erwinia sorbitola encodes:
- the rpoD gene encoding RNA polymerase sigma factor RpoD, with protein sequence MEQNPQSQLKLLVTRGKEQGYLTYAEVNDHLPEDIVDSDQIEDIIQMINDMGIQVVEEAPDADDLMLNENNNDTDEDAAEAAAQVLSSVESEIGRTTDPVRMYMREMGTVELLTREGEIDIAKRIEEGINQVQCSVAEYPEAITYLLEQYDRVEAGEARLSDLITGFVDPNAEAEIAPTATHVGSELSAEERDDEEEEDEEDDSSDDDNSIDPELAREKFNDLRVQYEITRTVIKAKSRSHADAIAEIQNLSDVFKQFRLVPKQFDFLVNSMRTMMDRVRTQERLILKLCVEICKMPKKNFITLFTGNETSETWFKAALAMNKPWSEKLNDVADDVYRSLTRLQQIEAETGLTIEQVKDINRRMSIGEAKARRAKKEMVEANLRLVISIAKKYTNRGLQFLDLIQEGNIGLMKAVDKFEYRRGYKFSTYATWWIRQAITRSIADQARTIRIPVHMIETINKLNRISRQMLQEMGREPTPEELAERMLMPEDKIRKVLKIAKEPISMETPIGDDEDSHLGDFIEDTTLELPLDSATSESLRSATHDVLAGLTAREAKVLRMRFGIDMNTDHTLEEVGKQFDVTRERIRQIEAKALRKLRHPSRSEVLRSFLDD encoded by the coding sequence ATGGAGCAAAACCCGCAGTCACAGCTTAAGCTACTTGTCACCCGTGGTAAGGAGCAAGGCTATCTGACCTATGCCGAGGTCAATGACCATCTGCCGGAAGATATCGTCGACTCCGATCAGATCGAAGACATCATTCAGATGATCAACGACATGGGCATCCAGGTAGTGGAAGAAGCGCCTGATGCCGATGATCTGATGCTGAATGAGAACAACAACGATACGGACGAAGACGCTGCCGAAGCAGCTGCTCAGGTATTATCCAGCGTAGAATCTGAAATCGGACGTACAACTGACCCGGTGCGCATGTACATGCGTGAAATGGGTACAGTTGAACTGCTGACGCGCGAAGGCGAGATCGATATTGCGAAGCGTATCGAAGAGGGTATTAATCAGGTTCAGTGTTCCGTAGCTGAATACCCGGAAGCCATCACCTATCTGCTTGAACAGTATGATCGTGTTGAAGCAGGCGAAGCGCGCCTGTCCGACCTGATCACCGGCTTTGTCGATCCAAATGCTGAAGCTGAGATCGCACCAACTGCTACTCACGTTGGTTCAGAACTCTCTGCTGAAGAGCGCGACGACGAAGAAGAAGAAGATGAAGAAGACGACAGCTCCGACGATGACAACAGCATCGATCCGGAACTGGCGCGTGAGAAATTCAACGATCTGCGCGTACAGTACGAAATCACCCGTACCGTGATTAAGGCTAAAAGCCGCAGCCACGCCGACGCCATCGCTGAAATTCAGAATCTTTCTGACGTATTTAAACAGTTCCGCCTGGTGCCGAAGCAGTTCGACTTCCTGGTGAACAGCATGCGTACCATGATGGATCGCGTTCGTACTCAAGAGCGCCTGATCCTGAAGCTGTGTGTTGAAATCTGTAAAATGCCGAAGAAGAACTTCATCACTCTGTTTACCGGCAATGAAACCAGCGAGACATGGTTCAAAGCTGCGCTGGCGATGAATAAGCCATGGTCTGAGAAGCTGAACGACGTCGCCGACGATGTTTATCGTAGCCTGACCAGACTGCAACAGATTGAAGCAGAAACTGGCCTGACGATTGAACAGGTTAAAGATATCAACCGTCGTATGTCCATCGGCGAAGCGAAAGCGCGCCGTGCGAAGAAAGAGATGGTTGAAGCTAACCTGCGTTTGGTTATCTCCATCGCTAAAAAGTACACCAACCGTGGCTTGCAGTTCCTGGATCTGATTCAGGAAGGCAACATCGGTCTGATGAAAGCGGTAGATAAATTTGAATACCGCCGTGGTTATAAGTTCTCAACTTACGCCACATGGTGGATCCGTCAGGCAATTACTCGCTCTATCGCGGATCAGGCACGTACCATCCGTATTCCGGTGCATATGATTGAGACGATTAACAAACTCAACCGTATTTCGCGCCAGATGCTGCAAGAGATGGGCCGTGAGCCAACGCCGGAAGAGCTGGCAGAGCGTATGCTGATGCCAGAAGATAAAATCCGTAAGGTGCTGAAAATCGCTAAAGAGCCGATCTCTATGGAGACGCCGATTGGTGATGATGAAGATTCACATCTGGGTGATTTTATCGAAGACACCACGCTGGAGCTGCCGCTGGACTCTGCTACTTCTGAGAGCCTGCGTTCAGCAACCCATGACGTGCTGGCCGGTCTGACCGCTCGTGAAGCGAAAGTGCTGCGTATGCGCTTCGGTATCGATATGAATACCGATCACACACTGGAAGAAGTTGGCAAACAGTTCGACGTAACGCGTGAGCGTATTCGTCAGATTGAAGCGAAGGCGCTGCGTAAACTGCGTCACCCAAGCCGCTCTGAAGTGTTGCGCAGTTTCCTCGACGATTAA
- the dnaG gene encoding DNA primase: MAGRIPRVFINDLLARTDIVDLIDARVKLKKQGKNYHACCPFHNEKTPSFTVNGEKQFYHCFGCGAHGNAVDFLMNYDRLEFVESIEELATLYGLEVPYESGSGPTQLERHQRQSLYQLMAGLSDFYQQSLTQNAAAGARDYLAQRGLSDEVIKHFSIGFAPAGWDNALKRFGRNPDDKQSLIDAGMLVTNDQGRSYDRFRERVMFPIHDKRGRVIGFGGRVLGDAMPKYLNSPETDIFHKGRQLYGLYEALKNHPEPAKLLVVEGYMDVVALAQFGVDYAVASLGTSTTAEHIQLLFRATGTVICCYDGDRAGREAAWRALETALPYMNDGRQLRFMFLPDGEDPDTLIRKEGKEAFETRMEQAMPLSSFLFDTLMPQVDLRSPDGRAQLSTLALPLISQVPGETLRIYLRQELGNKLGILDDSQLEKLLPKQADNAKPAPQPQLKRTTMRILIGLLLQNPQLATMVPSLDGLEQSEIPGFPLFVELVSTCVAQPGLTTGQLLELYRGTKFSQPLETLATWNHMIVDDEVDTMFKDALASMYDDALERRLEDLIARDRTHVLSAEERREFWTLSQALKKQ, encoded by the coding sequence ATGGCTGGGCGCATTCCGCGTGTATTTATCAATGACCTGCTTGCTCGCACGGATATCGTTGATCTTATCGATGCCCGGGTTAAGCTGAAAAAGCAGGGCAAGAATTACCACGCATGTTGTCCTTTTCATAATGAGAAAACGCCTTCGTTCACCGTAAACGGTGAAAAGCAGTTTTATCACTGCTTCGGCTGCGGTGCTCATGGTAACGCTGTCGACTTCCTGATGAATTACGATCGTCTGGAGTTTGTTGAAAGCATTGAAGAGCTGGCTACCCTTTATGGGCTTGAAGTGCCGTATGAAAGCGGCAGTGGCCCCACCCAGCTGGAGCGTCATCAGCGTCAAAGTCTTTATCAGTTAATGGCCGGTCTGAGTGATTTTTATCAACAGTCACTGACACAAAATGCAGCAGCGGGTGCGCGCGACTATCTGGCGCAGCGTGGTCTGAGCGATGAAGTCATTAAGCATTTTTCTATCGGTTTCGCTCCGGCAGGCTGGGATAACGCGCTGAAACGCTTTGGCCGCAATCCTGATGATAAACAGTCGTTGATTGATGCCGGCATGCTGGTTACTAACGATCAGGGCCGCAGCTACGATCGCTTCCGTGAGCGGGTGATGTTTCCAATCCACGATAAACGTGGACGAGTAATTGGTTTTGGTGGCCGCGTACTTGGCGATGCAATGCCAAAATATCTCAACTCACCTGAAACCGATATTTTCCACAAAGGCCGCCAGCTTTACGGCCTGTATGAAGCGCTAAAAAACCACCCTGAACCCGCCAAACTATTAGTTGTCGAAGGCTATATGGATGTGGTGGCGCTGGCACAGTTTGGCGTTGATTATGCCGTAGCGTCACTGGGCACCTCGACCACCGCAGAGCATATTCAGCTACTGTTCCGGGCAACCGGTACGGTAATTTGCTGTTATGACGGCGACAGAGCTGGCCGCGAAGCCGCCTGGCGCGCGCTGGAAACAGCATTACCTTACATGAATGACGGTCGTCAGCTACGCTTTATGTTTCTGCCTGACGGTGAAGACCCGGATACGTTGATACGTAAAGAGGGTAAAGAAGCGTTTGAAACGCGGATGGAGCAGGCGATGCCGCTCTCCTCGTTTCTGTTTGACACGCTAATGCCTCAGGTAGACTTACGCTCTCCTGACGGACGTGCGCAGCTGAGTACACTGGCGCTGCCGCTGATAAGCCAGGTGCCGGGTGAAACCTTACGTATCTATTTGCGTCAGGAGTTGGGCAATAAGCTGGGCATTCTTGATGACAGTCAGCTTGAGAAATTACTGCCCAAGCAGGCGGATAATGCAAAACCAGCACCGCAGCCCCAGCTAAAACGCACAACCATGCGTATACTTATCGGGCTGCTGCTACAAAATCCGCAGCTTGCCACCATGGTACCGTCACTGGATGGGCTTGAGCAGTCAGAAATACCTGGTTTCCCACTATTTGTGGAGTTAGTGAGCACTTGCGTAGCTCAACCTGGCCTGACAACCGGACAGCTACTAGAGTTATATCGCGGAACAAAATTTAGCCAGCCCCTTGAAACCCTGGCAACCTGGAACCACATGATCGTAGATGATGAAGTGGACACCATGTTTAAAGACGCACTGGCCAGTATGTATGACGATGCGCTGGAACGCAGGCTCGAAGATCTCATCGCCCGCGACCGCACCCACGTACTGAGCGCAGAAGAGCGCCGCGAGTTCTGGACATTAAGTCAGGCTCTGAAGAAGCAGTAA
- the rpsU gene encoding 30S ribosomal protein S21 yields the protein MPVIKVRENEPFDVALRRFKRSCEKAGVLAEVRRREFYEKPTTERKRAKASAVKRHAKKLARENARRTRLY from the coding sequence ATGCCGGTAATTAAAGTACGTGAAAACGAGCCATTCGACGTTGCACTGCGTCGCTTCAAGCGTTCTTGTGAGAAAGCAGGCGTTCTGGCTGAAGTTCGTCGTCGTGAGTTTTATGAAAAACCTACTACCGAACGTAAGCGCGCTAAAGCGTCCGCAGTAAAACGCCACGCGAAGAAACTGGCTCGCGAAAACGCACGCCGCACTCGTCTGTACTAA
- the tsaD gene encoding tRNA (adenosine(37)-N6)-threonylcarbamoyltransferase complex transferase subunit TsaD, whose protein sequence is MRVLGIETSCDETGIAIYDDAAGLLANQLYSQVKLHADYGGVVPELASRDHVRKTVPLIQAALKEAGLHAQDIDAVAYTAGPGLVGALLVGATIGRSLAFAWNVPAIAVHHMEGHLLAPMLEDNPPDFPFVALLVSGGHTQLISVTGIGEYTLLGESVDDAAGEAFDKTAKLLGLDYPGGPMLSKMAQQGVEKRFVFPRPMTDRPGLDFSFSGLKTFAANTIRDNDDSEQTRADIARAFEDAVVDTLAIKCRRALDQSGFKRLVIAGGVSANRTLRSKLAEMMQKRGGEVFYARPEFCTDNGAMIAYAGMVRLKGDAHADLSVSVRPRWPLAELPAI, encoded by the coding sequence ATGCGTGTACTCGGAATTGAAACATCCTGCGATGAAACCGGTATTGCCATTTATGACGATGCGGCCGGTTTGCTCGCCAATCAACTTTACAGCCAGGTCAAACTCCATGCCGACTACGGTGGTGTGGTGCCGGAACTGGCTTCGCGCGATCACGTGCGTAAAACCGTTCCGCTAATTCAGGCGGCCCTGAAAGAAGCCGGGCTACATGCGCAGGATATCGACGCCGTGGCGTATACCGCAGGTCCGGGGTTAGTGGGCGCTCTGCTGGTAGGGGCGACCATTGGTCGCTCTTTGGCGTTTGCCTGGAATGTTCCGGCCATTGCTGTGCATCACATGGAAGGGCATCTGCTGGCACCTATGCTGGAAGATAATCCCCCGGACTTCCCGTTTGTCGCACTGCTGGTATCCGGTGGCCATACGCAGCTGATCAGCGTCACGGGTATTGGTGAATATACCCTGTTAGGGGAGTCGGTGGATGATGCGGCAGGTGAAGCGTTCGATAAAACTGCCAAGCTGCTGGGGCTGGACTATCCGGGCGGGCCTATGCTGTCGAAAATGGCGCAGCAAGGAGTGGAAAAACGCTTTGTCTTTCCACGTCCTATGACCGACCGCCCGGGGCTGGACTTCAGTTTTTCCGGCCTGAAAACCTTTGCTGCCAACACAATTCGTGATAACGACGATAGTGAGCAGACCCGTGCTGATATTGCGCGTGCTTTTGAAGATGCGGTGGTGGATACGCTGGCGATTAAATGCCGTCGTGCGCTTGATCAGAGTGGTTTCAAACGGTTGGTGATTGCCGGGGGCGTCAGCGCTAACCGCACGCTGCGCAGCAAGCTGGCTGAGATGATGCAGAAACGCGGTGGTGAGGTGTTTTACGCTCGCCCTGAATTCTGTACCGACAACGGTGCGATGATTGCCTACGCCGGTATGGTGCGTCTGAAAGGCGATGCACATGCGGATCTCAGCGTTAGCGTACGGCCGCGCTGGCCGCTGGCTGAACTGCCAGCAATCTGA
- the plsY gene encoding glycerol-3-phosphate 1-O-acyltransferase PlsY, which yields MSVFALGMIIFAYLCGSISSAILVCRLFRLPDPRHNGSGNPGATNVLRLGGKGAAATVLVFDICKGMLPVWLAYHFGVTPLYLGLTAIAACLGHIYPVFFHFKGGKGVATAFGAIAPIGWDLTGLMTGTWLLTVLLSGYSSLGAIISALIAPFYVWWFKPQFTFPVAMLSCLILLRHHDNIQRLWRGQETRIWKKKKKKP from the coding sequence ATGAGTGTATTCGCGCTTGGCATGATCATTTTCGCGTATCTGTGTGGCTCCATCTCCAGTGCGATTTTGGTCTGCCGACTGTTCAGATTACCGGATCCACGTCACAACGGATCGGGTAACCCAGGAGCTACCAACGTACTGCGCCTCGGTGGCAAAGGTGCTGCTGCAACGGTGCTGGTGTTTGATATCTGCAAAGGGATGCTGCCTGTCTGGCTGGCTTATCACTTTGGTGTCACCCCTCTTTATCTTGGCCTGACCGCGATCGCGGCCTGTCTCGGCCACATTTACCCGGTATTCTTTCATTTTAAAGGCGGTAAAGGAGTGGCGACGGCGTTTGGCGCTATCGCGCCGATCGGCTGGGATTTGACTGGTTTAATGACGGGTACCTGGCTGCTGACCGTGCTGTTAAGCGGTTACTCTTCGCTGGGTGCGATTATCAGCGCACTGATTGCGCCCTTCTACGTCTGGTGGTTTAAGCCTCAGTTTACCTTCCCGGTTGCCATGCTCTCCTGCCTGATCCTGTTACGTCATCATGACAATATTCAGCGCCTGTGGCGCGGGCAGGAAACCAGAATTTGGAAGAAGAAAAAGAAGAAACCGTAA
- the folB gene encoding bifunctional dihydroneopterin aldolase/7,8-dihydroneopterin epimerase: MDIVFIDQLSVITTIGVYDWEQTIQQKLVFDVEMAWDNRKAAASDDVNDCLSYADVSEVIINHVSQGKFALVERVAEEIASLLLERFNSPWVRIKVSKPGAVAQAQQVGVIIERGTNPK, from the coding sequence ATGGATATCGTATTTATTGATCAACTGTCCGTCATCACTACCATTGGCGTTTACGACTGGGAACAGACGATTCAGCAGAAACTGGTGTTCGATGTCGAAATGGCCTGGGACAACCGTAAAGCAGCTGCCAGTGACGATGTTAACGACTGTCTGAGCTATGCCGATGTCTCAGAAGTAATTATTAACCATGTCAGTCAGGGGAAATTCGCACTGGTAGAACGGGTGGCGGAAGAGATTGCCTCGCTGTTGCTGGAACGATTCAATTCGCCCTGGGTCAGGATCAAGGTCAGTAAACCCGGTGCGGTGGCCCAGGCGCAACAGGTTGGTGTCATCATCGAACGCGGGACTAATCCGAAATAA
- the bacA gene encoding undecaprenyl-diphosphate phosphatase, with the protein MADIHQLLVAAILGIVEGLTEFLPVSSTGHMIIVGHLLGFEGEKAETFEVVIQLGSILAVVVMFWRRLFGLIGIHFGEVKHEGVGQGKLTLIHIMLGMVPAVAIGLLLHDKIKTLFNPVNVMYALVVGGVLLIAAELLKPKQPKAVGVDDITYRQAFIIGCFQCLALWPGFSRSGATISGGMLMGVSRYAASEFSFLLAVPMMIGATGLDLYKSMGFLTMADFPMFAVGFVTAFIVALIAIKSFLHIIKRISFIPFAIYRFIVAAAVYAVFVL; encoded by the coding sequence ATGGCAGATATTCATCAGCTATTGGTGGCAGCAATACTTGGGATCGTTGAGGGGCTGACGGAGTTTCTTCCCGTTTCTTCAACCGGGCACATGATCATTGTGGGTCATTTGTTGGGATTTGAAGGTGAAAAAGCGGAGACCTTTGAAGTTGTTATTCAGCTTGGCTCGATTCTGGCCGTGGTGGTGATGTTCTGGCGTCGTTTGTTCGGCCTGATTGGCATTCACTTTGGTGAAGTTAAACATGAGGGAGTCGGGCAGGGTAAACTGACGCTGATTCATATTATGCTGGGAATGGTGCCTGCCGTGGCGATTGGTCTGCTGTTGCACGATAAGATCAAAACGCTGTTTAATCCGGTAAACGTGATGTACGCGCTGGTTGTTGGCGGTGTGCTGCTGATTGCGGCAGAGCTTCTGAAGCCAAAGCAGCCGAAAGCAGTAGGCGTGGATGATATTACCTACCGCCAGGCGTTTATTATCGGCTGCTTCCAGTGTCTGGCGTTATGGCCGGGCTTCTCGCGCTCAGGGGCGACCATTTCGGGCGGAATGTTGATGGGAGTCAGCCGGTATGCCGCGTCTGAGTTCTCATTCCTGCTTGCGGTGCCGATGATGATCGGCGCAACCGGTCTGGATCTCTACAAGAGTATGGGCTTCCTGACGATGGCTGACTTCCCGATGTTCGCTGTCGGTTTTGTCACCGCGTTTATCGTCGCCTTGATTGCGATAAAGAGCTTCCTGCATATCATCAAACGTATTTCGTTTATCCCGTTTGCCATCTATCGCTTTATTGTGGCAGCAGCGGTATACGCGGTGTTCGTGCTGTAA
- a CDS encoding multifunctional CCA addition/repair protein has protein sequence MKTYLVGGAVRDGLLNLPVKDKDWVVVGASPQQMLEQGFEQVGRDFPVFLHPSSHEEYALARTERKSGSGYTGFVCYSAPDVTLEQDLARRDLTINAIAQDADGHYYDPYGGREDLQKRLLRHVSEAFNEDPLRVLRVARFAARYAHLNFRIADETLDLMRSMALSGELAHLTPERVWKETENALQTRNPQVFFQVLRDCGALAVLFPELDNLYGIPAPAKWHPEIDTGVHALMTLAIAAQLSPEIDIRFATLFHDVGKALTPPEKWPSHHGHGPAGVPLVAALCERLRVPNAVRDLALLVTEFHDLVHTVEKQSASALVALFDRLDAWRKPHRVDQIAITSEADARGRTGFENNPYPQGDYLREAWAVALSVSTKEVVAAGFKGLEVREELTRRRVAALENWKTNRGQA, from the coding sequence GTGAAAACTTACCTTGTCGGCGGCGCCGTGCGCGATGGACTATTAAATTTGCCGGTGAAAGACAAAGACTGGGTGGTGGTGGGTGCCTCTCCTCAGCAAATGCTGGAGCAGGGTTTTGAACAGGTAGGCCGCGATTTCCCGGTCTTTCTTCATCCCTCAAGCCATGAAGAGTACGCGCTGGCGCGCACTGAGCGTAAGTCTGGCAGCGGCTATACCGGTTTTGTCTGTTATTCCGCTCCCGATGTTACGCTGGAACAGGATCTGGCCCGGCGCGATCTGACGATCAATGCTATCGCACAGGATGCAGACGGTCACTATTACGATCCCTACGGGGGGCGTGAGGATCTGCAAAAACGCCTGCTACGCCACGTCTCTGAAGCCTTTAATGAAGATCCGCTGCGGGTACTGCGCGTAGCGCGTTTTGCCGCCCGCTACGCCCATCTCAATTTTCGTATTGCCGATGAAACGCTGGATCTGATGCGCTCTATGGCACTGAGCGGAGAGCTCGCTCACCTTACGCCAGAGCGGGTTTGGAAAGAGACGGAAAATGCCTTGCAGACGCGTAATCCACAGGTCTTTTTCCAGGTACTGCGTGACTGTGGTGCGCTGGCGGTGTTGTTCCCGGAGCTGGATAATCTGTACGGCATTCCCGCTCCGGCAAAATGGCACCCGGAGATCGACACCGGTGTGCATGCACTGATGACGCTGGCTATTGCGGCACAGCTCAGTCCGGAGATTGATATCCGTTTTGCTACGCTGTTCCATGATGTCGGCAAGGCTTTAACGCCGCCGGAAAAATGGCCAAGCCATCACGGGCATGGCCCGGCTGGCGTACCGCTGGTCGCGGCTCTCTGCGAGCGCCTGCGCGTACCGAATGCGGTGCGTGACCTGGCGTTACTGGTGACCGAGTTTCATGACCTGGTTCATACGGTCGAGAAGCAGTCAGCAAGCGCGCTGGTAGCGTTGTTTGACCGTCTGGATGCCTGGCGCAAACCACATCGCGTAGATCAGATCGCCATTACCAGCGAAGCCGACGCACGTGGCCGTACCGGATTCGAGAACAACCCGTATCCTCAGGGAGATTACCTGCGCGAAGCCTGGGCGGTAGCGTTGAGCGTGTCGACTAAAGAGGTTGTTGCTGCGGGGTTCAAAGGTTTGGAAGTACGTGAAGAGTTAACGCGTCGTCGGGTAGCTGCTTTAGAGAACTGGAAAACGAACAGGGGCCAGGCATAA
- a CDS encoding TIGR04211 family SH3 domain-containing protein yields the protein MKITHLIGLTLLTLSAAATVHAEEKRFISDELSTWVRSGPGNDYRLVGTLNAGEEVTLLQSNESSHYGQIRDSQGRTTWIPLAQLSQQPSLRTRVPELEEQVKQLTAKLANIDGSWNERTANMQKKVAGSDDAINSLKEENQQLKNQLVVAKKKVDAANVQLDDKQRTIIMQWFMYGGGVAGVGLVLGLLLPHMIPRRKKSDRWMN from the coding sequence ATGAAAATAACTCACCTCATTGGTCTGACTTTGCTCACATTGAGCGCTGCGGCAACCGTCCACGCCGAAGAAAAACGTTTCATCTCCGACGAGCTTTCCACCTGGGTTCGCAGCGGCCCCGGCAATGATTATCGTCTGGTGGGCACGTTGAACGCAGGTGAAGAAGTCACCCTGCTACAGTCGAATGAAAGCAGCCATTACGGACAAATTCGCGACAGCCAGGGGCGTACCACCTGGATCCCCCTGGCCCAGCTGAGTCAACAGCCTAGCCTGCGTACCCGTGTTCCGGAACTGGAAGAGCAGGTGAAACAACTCACCGCTAAACTGGCTAACATCGACGGCAGCTGGAATGAGCGTACCGCAAATATGCAAAAAAAGGTTGCTGGCAGCGATGATGCAATCAACAGCCTGAAAGAAGAGAATCAGCAGTTGAAAAACCAGCTGGTAGTAGCGAAGAAAAAGGTCGACGCTGCAAATGTCCAGCTGGATGACAAACAGCGTACCATCATTATGCAGTGGTTTATGTATGGTGGGGGCGTAGCGGGAGTTGGTCTGGTACTCGGCCTGCTGCTGCCGCATATGATCCCGCGCAGGAAGAAAAGCGACCGCTGGATGAACTAA
- a CDS encoding CYTH domain-containing protein produces the protein MTIEIELKFIAAPEAAAKIANKLNAWPLQYTAGQSLTNIYYETADSQLRRWDMGLRIRGFGDRYEMTLKTAGQTIGGLHQRPEYNVALEKPELDIQQLPAEVWPAGTDLAMLQQQLNALFSTHFVREKWVVTYLQSEIEVAYDCGDISSGDLSEPLREVELELKSGQRDDLLAFAAELATIEGLRLGSLSKAARGYALAQGNQPRPLRPVPLLKVKPKATVEEGMRAAFLLALSQWQYHEELWLRGNTGALNEVKDALEVLRQTFSLYGALVPRKASSELRQKLTLLEEALLDEAPDAQKICFSPLWLETQLALTNWIATERWRQFVDQKADAKLQGSFKRFSDIMLGRIAADLKETFAHLNHSGEYQDKLTRLHRQVLAVHLLAGAYDAATVNGWLLVWKQLREAIVEHQEVWLDAHRQQALKQPAFWKNGSL, from the coding sequence ATGACCATTGAAATCGAATTAAAGTTCATTGCTGCGCCTGAAGCAGCTGCAAAAATCGCCAATAAGCTTAATGCCTGGCCCCTCCAGTACACTGCCGGGCAGTCGCTGACGAATATTTATTATGAAACGGCTGACAGCCAGCTGCGCCGCTGGGATATGGGGCTGCGCATTCGCGGCTTCGGTGACCGTTATGAAATGACGCTGAAAACTGCCGGACAGACCATCGGTGGGCTACACCAGCGTCCGGAATATAATGTTGCGCTGGAAAAACCCGAGCTGGATATTCAGCAACTGCCTGCTGAAGTCTGGCCTGCGGGAACCGATCTTGCCATGTTACAGCAGCAGCTCAATGCGCTGTTCAGCACACATTTTGTGCGTGAAAAGTGGGTGGTTACTTACCTGCAAAGCGAGATAGAAGTAGCTTACGACTGTGGTGATATCAGTTCAGGTGATCTAAGCGAACCGCTAAGGGAAGTTGAGCTGGAGTTGAAAAGCGGCCAGCGTGATGACCTGCTGGCCTTTGCCGCAGAACTGGCGACCATAGAAGGGCTGCGCCTCGGTAGTCTGAGTAAAGCGGCACGTGGCTATGCGCTGGCCCAGGGCAATCAGCCGCGCCCGCTGCGCCCGGTTCCATTGCTGAAAGTGAAGCCGAAAGCAACGGTGGAAGAGGGAATGCGTGCGGCATTTCTTCTGGCGTTAAGTCAGTGGCAGTATCACGAAGAGCTGTGGCTTCGTGGCAACACTGGCGCTCTGAATGAAGTGAAAGATGCGCTGGAAGTGCTGCGCCAGACATTCTCACTTTACGGTGCGCTGGTGCCACGCAAAGCCAGTAGCGAACTCCGCCAGAAGCTGACGCTGCTGGAAGAGGCGCTGCTGGATGAAGCGCCAGATGCACAAAAAATCTGTTTCAGCCCACTCTGGCTGGAAACTCAGTTAGCACTTACTAACTGGATTGCCACTGAGCGCTGGCGTCAGTTTGTTGATCAAAAAGCAGATGCCAAGCTGCAAGGCTCTTTCAAACGTTTCAGCGATATTATGCTGGGCCGCATTGCTGCCGATCTGAAAGAGACGTTCGCTCATCTTAACCATTCGGGCGAGTATCAGGACAAACTGACACGCCTGCACCGCCAGGTGCTGGCAGTTCATCTTCTGGCTGGTGCCTATGATGCTGCTACTGTTAACGGCTGGCTACTGGTCTGGAAGCAGCTGCGTGAAGCCATTGTTGAACATCAGGAAGTGTGGCTGGATGCTCATCGTCAGCAGGCACTGAAACAGCCAGCGTTCTGGAAAAACGGCAGTCTGTAA